A stretch of the Archangium violaceum genome encodes the following:
- a CDS encoding sensor histidine kinase produces MNPSDLPAVLYVDDDALNLRVFEANFGSKFRIFRCSTPAEALTLLEQKRSEIGVILSDQRMPGMTGVELLERARTLAPDAKRMLVTAYSDMQAVIDAVNRGQVSRYFVKPWDRAEVLAALEDGLKIARLELRIREVEGRMMKAERLATLGQVTAGIAHELMGPVGYLSQNVASLRRDLECVVQYASKHLAADPSPEVASVLEDLPSLLSDLATGADHLRGVALGLRAQARGEDMEVSADVAEVVSFAVKLARAEVRDRARITTMGEPVKVTFGPVKLTQVLLNLIVNAAQAMEGTGRPGRIEVRWASRDQDVLLTVADNGCGIPQEMMEKVFQPLFTTKPVGIGTGLGLSICKELVTQAGGGVRLSSKAGEGTEVEITLRRVQLP; encoded by the coding sequence ATGAACCCGTCTGACCTCCCCGCCGTCCTCTATGTCGACGACGACGCGCTCAACCTGAGGGTGTTCGAGGCGAACTTCGGCTCGAAGTTCCGCATCTTTCGCTGCTCGACACCGGCCGAGGCGCTGACGCTGCTGGAGCAGAAGCGCAGTGAGATCGGCGTCATTCTTTCAGACCAGCGCATGCCCGGAATGACGGGCGTGGAGTTGCTGGAGCGCGCGCGCACACTGGCTCCGGATGCCAAGCGCATGCTCGTCACCGCCTACTCCGACATGCAGGCGGTGATCGACGCGGTGAACCGCGGCCAGGTGAGCCGCTACTTCGTCAAGCCGTGGGATCGCGCCGAGGTGTTGGCCGCGCTCGAGGACGGCTTGAAGATCGCCCGGCTGGAGCTGCGCATCCGCGAGGTGGAAGGGCGGATGATGAAGGCCGAGCGTCTGGCCACGTTGGGCCAGGTGACGGCCGGCATCGCTCACGAGCTGATGGGCCCGGTGGGTTACCTGTCGCAGAACGTGGCCTCGCTGCGGCGCGATCTGGAGTGCGTGGTGCAGTACGCGTCCAAGCACCTGGCGGCGGATCCCTCGCCCGAGGTGGCGAGCGTGCTGGAGGATCTGCCGTCGCTGCTGTCGGACCTGGCCACGGGCGCGGATCACCTGCGCGGGGTGGCGTTGGGGCTGAGGGCGCAGGCGCGCGGCGAGGACATGGAGGTCTCGGCGGATGTGGCCGAGGTGGTGTCCTTCGCGGTGAAGCTGGCGCGCGCCGAGGTGCGTGACCGGGCTCGCATCACCACCATGGGCGAGCCGGTGAAGGTGACGTTCGGCCCGGTGAAGCTGACCCAGGTGCTGCTCAATCTCATCGTCAACGCCGCGCAGGCCATGGAAGGCACGGGCCGGCCGGGCCGCATCGAGGTGCGGTGGGCTTCGCGTGATCAGGACGTGCTGCTCACCGTGGCGGACAACGGCTGCGGCATCCCCCAGGAGATGATGGAAAAGGTCTTCCAGCCGCTCTTCACCACCAAGCCGGTGGGCATCGGCACGGGCCTGGGCCTGTCCATCTGCAAGGAGCTGGTGACGCAGGCCGGTGGCGGAGTTCGGCTGTCGTCGAAGGCGGGGGAGGGCACCGAGGTGGAGATCACCCTCCGGCGAGTCCAGCTCCCCTGA
- a CDS encoding DUF2795 domain-containing protein, with amino-acid sequence MGGPAPLAQPLHKALLGAVFPLSTEQLVLLARENEAPSVVLSLLGNLAPREFESLDAVQHALESQARETEEPTEPSLTPMPHR; translated from the coding sequence ATGGGTGGACCCGCACCGCTGGCACAACCCCTCCACAAGGCCCTGCTCGGGGCCGTGTTCCCACTCTCCACGGAGCAACTCGTCCTGCTGGCCCGTGAGAACGAGGCTCCCTCTGTCGTCCTCTCCCTGTTGGGCAACCTGGCCCCGCGGGAGTTCGAGTCCTTGGACGCGGTGCAGCATGCGCTGGAGTCCCAGGCTCGAGAGACCGAGGAGCCGACCGAGCCCTCCCTGACCCCCATGCCACATCGCTGA
- a CDS encoding pyruvate dehydrogenase complex dihydrolipoamide acetyltransferase has product MATPIQMPALSPTMKEGKIVKWLKKEGDKISSGEAIAECETDKSNLEIEAYDDGYLLKIVVPEGDMATVGAPIAFIGEKGEKVDAGGGAKAAAPAAPKAEAPKAAAPAPAPAAQPAAPAGGGEGIPVVMPALSPTMTEGKLVKWLKKEGDKVSSGQAIAEVETDKSNLEVEAYDDGVLARIVVQEGEMAKVGAPIAFLAGKGGAKAAAAPAQAPAPAPKAAAPAPAQAPAPAPKAAAPVPTPGGRLRASPLAKRMARERGLDLSQVQGSGPLGRIVKSDIEKALTQAPAPAAARKGPAAPAAAPGERPEPRAVPVTTMRKVISQRMAEVKPGVPHFYLSVDVEMDAALKIREEAKALESKVSVNDIIVKAAAMALRRYPKINVALQGDTILHFETVDVGIAVAIEDGLITPIIRDADKKGLSAISAEARDLAERARKRGLKPHEYSGGSLTVSNLGMYGIDSFIAVINPPQAAILAVGSVSDKVVVRDGQMVVRKLMTVTLSGDHRVIDGAIGAEYLRELKALLEHPMRLLF; this is encoded by the coding sequence ATGGCCACGCCCATCCAGATGCCGGCCCTCTCTCCCACGATGAAGGAGGGCAAGATCGTCAAGTGGCTCAAGAAGGAGGGGGACAAGATCTCCTCAGGCGAGGCGATCGCCGAGTGCGAGACGGACAAGTCCAACCTCGAGATCGAAGCCTATGACGACGGCTACCTGCTGAAGATCGTCGTGCCCGAGGGAGACATGGCCACCGTCGGTGCGCCCATCGCCTTCATCGGCGAGAAGGGCGAGAAGGTGGACGCCGGTGGAGGAGCCAAGGCCGCCGCGCCCGCCGCTCCGAAGGCCGAGGCCCCCAAGGCCGCCGCTCCGGCTCCCGCGCCCGCCGCGCAGCCCGCTGCTCCCGCGGGTGGGGGTGAGGGCATCCCCGTGGTGATGCCCGCGCTCTCCCCGACGATGACGGAGGGGAAGCTCGTCAAGTGGCTGAAGAAGGAGGGGGACAAGGTCTCCTCCGGCCAGGCCATCGCCGAGGTGGAGACGGACAAGTCCAACCTCGAGGTCGAGGCCTACGATGACGGTGTGCTGGCGCGCATCGTGGTCCAGGAAGGCGAGATGGCCAAGGTGGGTGCGCCCATCGCGTTCCTGGCGGGGAAGGGTGGGGCCAAGGCCGCCGCCGCTCCCGCCCAGGCCCCGGCGCCCGCGCCGAAGGCCGCCGCTCCCGCTCCTGCCCAGGCTCCGGCGCCCGCGCCGAAGGCCGCCGCTCCCGTTCCCACTCCGGGAGGCCGTTTGCGCGCCAGCCCGCTGGCGAAGCGGATGGCTCGCGAGCGGGGCCTGGATCTCTCCCAGGTCCAGGGCTCAGGTCCGCTCGGCCGCATCGTGAAGAGCGACATCGAGAAGGCGCTCACCCAGGCGCCCGCTCCGGCCGCCGCGCGCAAGGGTCCCGCTGCTCCGGCGGCGGCTCCGGGCGAGCGTCCCGAGCCAAGGGCGGTGCCCGTCACCACCATGCGCAAGGTCATCAGCCAGCGCATGGCCGAGGTGAAGCCCGGCGTGCCGCACTTCTACCTCTCGGTGGACGTGGAGATGGACGCCGCGCTGAAGATCCGCGAGGAGGCCAAGGCGCTCGAGTCCAAGGTCTCCGTCAACGACATCATCGTGAAGGCGGCGGCCATGGCGCTGCGCCGCTACCCGAAGATCAACGTGGCGCTGCAGGGTGACACCATCCTGCACTTCGAGACGGTGGATGTCGGCATCGCGGTGGCCATCGAGGACGGCCTCATCACCCCCATCATCCGCGACGCGGACAAGAAGGGGCTGTCGGCCATCTCCGCCGAGGCACGTGACCTGGCCGAGCGGGCTCGCAAGCGGGGCCTCAAGCCGCACGAGTACTCGGGTGGTTCGCTGACGGTGTCCAACCTGGGCATGTACGGCATCGACTCGTTCATCGCCGTCATCAACCCGCCCCAGGCGGCCATCCTCGCGGTGGGCTCGGTGTCGGACAAGGTGGTGGTCCGCGATGGGCAGATGGTGGTGCGCAAGCTGATGACGGTGACGCTCTCGGGCGATCACCGCGTCATCGACGGGGCCATCGGCGCCGAGTACCTGCGGGAGCTCAAGGCGCTGCTCGAGCACCCGATGCGGCTGCTGTTCTAG
- a CDS encoding pyruvate dehydrogenase complex E1 component subunit beta — translation MAELMYREALNQALAEEMERDANVFLIGEEVGRYQGAFKVSQGLLDRFGSARVIDAPISELGFAGLGVGAAMVGLRPVVEMMTWNFAILAMDQIVNNAAKLRHMSGGQLRCPIVFRGPGGAGGRLSSQHSQALESNYAHFPGLKVIAPATPADAKGLLKSAIRDDNPIIMIEGERLYALKGEVPEGEHIIPIGKADVKREGKDVSIITWSRMYYFCEEAAKQLEAEGISVEILDLRTLRPLDEEAILATVRKTNRAVIVEEGWPLAGVGASVVDIIQSKAFDELDAPVLRVTGLDVNMSYAANLENAIQPDAPKIIAAVKKVLYREGA, via the coding sequence ATGGCCGAGTTGATGTACCGCGAGGCGCTGAATCAGGCGCTCGCCGAGGAGATGGAGCGCGACGCCAACGTGTTCCTCATTGGTGAGGAAGTGGGTCGCTACCAGGGCGCCTTCAAGGTGTCGCAGGGTCTGCTGGACAGGTTCGGAAGCGCGCGCGTCATCGACGCGCCCATCTCCGAGCTGGGCTTCGCCGGCCTGGGCGTGGGCGCCGCGATGGTGGGCCTGCGTCCGGTGGTGGAGATGATGACGTGGAACTTCGCCATCCTGGCGATGGACCAGATCGTCAACAACGCGGCGAAGCTGCGGCACATGTCGGGTGGCCAGCTGCGCTGCCCCATCGTGTTCCGCGGTCCGGGCGGCGCGGGTGGCCGGCTCTCCAGCCAGCACAGCCAGGCGCTCGAGTCCAACTACGCGCACTTCCCGGGCCTGAAGGTGATTGCCCCGGCCACGCCGGCGGACGCCAAGGGCCTGCTCAAGTCCGCCATCCGTGATGACAACCCCATCATCATGATCGAGGGCGAGCGCCTCTACGCCCTCAAGGGCGAGGTGCCCGAGGGCGAGCACATCATCCCCATCGGCAAGGCGGACGTGAAGCGCGAGGGCAAGGACGTCAGCATCATCACCTGGTCGCGCATGTACTACTTCTGCGAGGAGGCCGCGAAGCAGCTGGAGGCCGAGGGCATCTCCGTGGAGATCCTCGACCTGCGCACGCTGCGTCCGCTGGACGAGGAGGCCATCCTCGCCACCGTGCGCAAGACGAACCGCGCGGTCATCGTGGAGGAGGGTTGGCCGCTGGCCGGTGTCGGCGCGTCGGTGGTGGACATCATCCAGTCCAAGGCCTTCGACGAGCTGGACGCCCCGGTGCTGCGCGTGACCGGCCTCGACGTGAACATGTCCTATGCGGCGAATCTGGAGAACGCGATCCAACCGGACGCTCCGAAGATCATCGCCGCCGTCAAGAAGGTCCTCTACCGCGAGGGAGCCTGA
- the pdhA gene encoding pyruvate dehydrogenase (acetyl-transferring) E1 component subunit alpha, translated as MASKYSKDLLLTMYRKMYLMRRFEERAGQQYGLGKIAGFCHLYIGQEAVAAGVEAAIRPDDYMLSGYRDHAQPLARGSDAGMVMAELFGRTGGYSKGKGGSMHIFDIENHFYGGYGIVGAQIGLAAGMAFASRYRNEDRVTVCYFGDAAANQGIFHETLNMAAKWKLPVLYICENNRYGMGTAIARVAAVPEIHKRGDAYGIRHEAADGMDVLKMYESVKDAVEYIRAGNGPVLMEANTYRFRGHSMADPATYRTKQEVEDERKNDPIPRLKDYAIKQGLAKEEEFDAIEAEVKEQVDAAVKFADESPEPSLDELWKDTIVEEGEEDVRPRERVLGVKVTRWPKYPSGQELKVTWDLEPREQAEKADKAAGLKR; from the coding sequence GTGGCCAGCAAGTACTCGAAGGACCTGCTGTTGACGATGTACCGGAAGATGTACCTCATGCGCCGCTTCGAGGAACGAGCGGGCCAGCAGTACGGTCTCGGGAAGATCGCCGGCTTCTGCCACCTGTACATCGGCCAGGAGGCCGTGGCGGCGGGTGTCGAGGCGGCCATCCGTCCCGATGACTACATGCTCTCGGGCTACCGTGACCACGCCCAGCCGCTGGCGCGTGGCTCGGACGCGGGCATGGTGATGGCGGAGCTCTTCGGCCGCACCGGCGGCTACAGCAAGGGCAAGGGCGGCTCGATGCACATCTTCGACATCGAGAACCACTTCTACGGCGGCTATGGCATCGTCGGCGCGCAGATTGGTCTGGCCGCGGGCATGGCCTTCGCCAGCCGCTACCGCAACGAGGACCGCGTCACCGTGTGCTACTTCGGTGACGCCGCGGCCAACCAGGGCATCTTCCACGAGACGTTGAACATGGCGGCCAAGTGGAAGCTGCCCGTGCTCTACATCTGCGAGAACAACCGCTACGGCATGGGCACGGCCATCGCGCGCGTCGCGGCGGTGCCGGAGATCCACAAGCGCGGCGACGCCTATGGCATCCGCCACGAGGCCGCGGACGGCATGGACGTGCTGAAGATGTACGAGTCGGTGAAGGACGCGGTCGAGTACATCCGCGCGGGCAACGGCCCGGTGCTGATGGAGGCCAACACCTACCGCTTCCGTGGCCACTCCATGGCCGACCCCGCCACCTACCGCACCAAGCAGGAGGTGGAGGACGAGCGCAAGAACGACCCGATTCCCCGCCTCAAGGACTACGCGATCAAGCAGGGCCTGGCGAAGGAGGAGGAGTTCGACGCCATCGAGGCCGAGGTGAAGGAGCAGGTGGACGCGGCGGTGAAGTTCGCCGACGAGTCGCCCGAGCCGAGCCTGGACGAGCTGTGGAAGGACACCATCGTCGAGGAGGGCGAGGAGGATGTGCGCCCCCGCGAGCGCGTGCTGGGCGTGAAGGTGACCAGGTGGCCGAAGTACCCGTCTGGCCAGGAGCTGAAGGTGACCTGGGATCTCGAGCCGCGCGAGCAGGCCGAGAAGGCGGACAAGGCGGCGGGTCTCAAGCGCTAG
- a CDS encoding MFS transporter, with the protein MHDAAPSSSTPRPEYSRAFRFRRAQNWLTLGTMYAAMYMGRYNFSFANAKLSETYGWNKAQVGAIISAATFIYGVSAIFNGPLADRIGGRRAMLVGAGGAVVFNLAFGLGAYLGFLGTGTLLLGYLATVWSLNMYFQSYSALALIKVNSGWFHISERGVFSAIFGSMIQGGRALIYFIGPLLVLALPWQFVFFVPALVMTTLGLLTFLWVRDAPDEAGLPALDTADASSGYTGKVDFKYVAKVVFTNPVMITIAAAEFCTGFVRHGFEQWFPRYMQEAQNLSLDSPIFQKGATGVVLAGIAGAFVAGFMSDLLFKARRPPVAFIGYMLQVACMAVIWKAPSINLVIAAFVVNSFSISIVHSMLSGTSSMDFGGKKAAATAAGMFDGMQYVGGSVVGVGMGWMLDHFGWGAWGPSMIGFSAIGAVLMLTLWNARPKAHAAQTAPAVVAPTSVPAEERESSRTGTQG; encoded by the coding sequence ATGCACGACGCAGCCCCCTCGTCCTCGACACCGCGGCCGGAGTATTCGCGGGCCTTCCGCTTCCGCCGGGCCCAGAACTGGCTCACGCTCGGAACCATGTACGCGGCCATGTACATGGGCCGCTACAACTTCTCCTTCGCCAACGCGAAGCTGTCGGAGACGTACGGCTGGAACAAGGCGCAGGTGGGCGCGATCATCAGCGCGGCCACCTTCATCTATGGTGTGTCCGCCATCTTCAACGGGCCGCTGGCGGACCGCATCGGTGGACGCAGGGCGATGCTGGTGGGCGCGGGCGGCGCGGTGGTGTTCAACCTCGCCTTCGGCCTGGGCGCGTACCTGGGCTTCCTGGGCACGGGGACGTTGCTGCTCGGCTACCTGGCCACGGTCTGGTCGCTGAACATGTATTTCCAGTCCTACTCGGCCCTGGCGCTCATCAAGGTGAACTCGGGCTGGTTCCACATCAGCGAGCGCGGCGTGTTCTCCGCCATCTTCGGCTCGATGATCCAGGGTGGCCGGGCGCTCATCTACTTCATCGGGCCGCTGCTGGTGCTGGCGCTGCCCTGGCAGTTCGTCTTCTTCGTGCCCGCGTTGGTGATGACGACGCTGGGGCTGCTCACCTTCCTGTGGGTGCGTGACGCGCCGGACGAGGCGGGCCTGCCCGCGCTGGACACGGCGGACGCCTCCAGCGGGTACACCGGCAAGGTGGACTTCAAGTACGTGGCGAAGGTCGTCTTCACCAACCCCGTCATGATCACCATCGCGGCGGCCGAGTTCTGCACCGGCTTCGTCCGCCACGGCTTCGAGCAGTGGTTCCCCCGCTACATGCAGGAGGCGCAGAATCTGTCGCTCGACAGCCCCATCTTCCAGAAGGGCGCCACGGGTGTGGTGCTCGCGGGCATCGCGGGGGCCTTCGTCGCGGGCTTCATGTCCGACCTGCTCTTCAAGGCGCGCCGGCCGCCGGTGGCCTTCATCGGCTACATGCTCCAGGTGGCGTGCATGGCCGTCATCTGGAAGGCCCCGAGCATCAACCTGGTCATCGCCGCCTTCGTGGTGAACTCGTTCTCCATCAGCATCGTGCACTCGATGCTGTCGGGTACCTCGTCCATGGACTTCGGTGGGAAGAAGGCCGCGGCCACGGCGGCGGGCATGTTCGACGGCATGCAGTACGTGGGGGGCTCCGTGGTGGGTGTCGGCATGGGCTGGATGCTGGACCACTTCGGCTGGGGCGCCTGGGGTCCGAGCATGATTGGCTTCTCGGCCATTGGCGCCGTCCTCATGCTCACCCTGTGGAACGCCCGCCCCAAGGCGCACGCGGCCCAGACGGCTCCGGCGGTTGTGGCTCCAACGAGTGTCCCCGCCGAGGAGCGGGAGTCCTCCCGGACCGGCACGCAGGGGTAG
- a CDS encoding NUDIX hydrolase, with translation MRSSSHSSVTDIEIIEDFTSTAKCDEGFLRVRRLRCQNRRADGTASKVYRVDVVDRPRLDAVTVLVFRRGASGLEVLTRMNLRPAAYFRRGKDMTVPDGATYLRVEEIVAGLLEPEDKGEAGLRHRAAEEVREEAGFDVKPEEIQLLGAGFFLAPGILSEKVFPAAVDVTGKEQGVPRGDGSPLEEGTQLQWRPIRELLAMCRRGDVPDAKTEIAILRLLAEQA, from the coding sequence ATGCGTTCGAGCAGTCATTCTTCCGTGACGGATATCGAGATTATCGAGGATTTCACGTCCACCGCGAAATGTGACGAGGGCTTCCTGCGGGTGCGGCGGCTGCGGTGCCAGAACCGGCGGGCCGACGGGACGGCCTCCAAGGTGTACCGGGTGGATGTGGTGGATCGGCCGCGGCTGGACGCGGTGACGGTGCTGGTGTTTCGCCGCGGTGCGTCGGGGTTGGAGGTGCTGACGCGGATGAACCTGCGGCCGGCGGCATACTTCCGGCGCGGCAAGGACATGACGGTGCCGGATGGGGCGACGTACCTGCGGGTGGAGGAGATCGTCGCGGGGCTGCTGGAGCCGGAGGACAAGGGCGAGGCGGGGCTGCGGCACCGGGCGGCCGAGGAGGTCCGCGAGGAGGCCGGCTTCGACGTGAAGCCGGAGGAGATCCAGCTGTTGGGGGCGGGCTTCTTCCTGGCGCCGGGCATCCTGTCGGAGAAGGTCTTCCCGGCGGCGGTGGACGTGACGGGCAAGGAGCAGGGCGTGCCGCGGGGGGATGGTTCTCCTCTCGAGGAGGGCACGCAGCTTCAGTGGAGGCCCATCCGCGAGTTGCTGGCCATGTGCCGGCGCGGGGATGTTCCTGACGCGAAGACGGAGATCGCCATCCTGCGGTTGCTCGCCGAGCAGGCGTGA
- a CDS encoding bifunctional metallophosphatase/5'-nucleotidase yields the protein MRRLLLGLLCALTCASCMPVMEGQEIDLRGQEVRLTLLHTSDIHSRLIPYDFAPLKTDTDLGIIPEAGPFGGATRMGAVLKRERARSERVLHLDSGDCFQGAPIFNVFSGEAEFRFLSKMNLDAAVIGNHEFDAGLLNFVQKARDFAKFPLMAANYAWDSPKDPGNAEAALNSTPYVIRNVQGLKVGIIGMANISSLNSIVEGGNSLQVTPLEQNEAARAYVEILRPVVDLIVVVSHLGLTEDQDLIRGYEAYYEYERARPFIERDHDRWQLLEWADPDLEGNPKAVVKVFIPGVSGLDVVLGGHLHVVLNPPQQLADPSGRKVILAHSGAFAKYVGRLDLVVKVPKDEDRTLDGAEVISNSYRVSPLDGMWCNDAMRAYYQDNFWDPGQFINAPGVREALAKCQEQEDRETTDLLQPYLLGMDFNLQLTSIFSYAPTDVSRRNTSTGGDSPLGNITADSMRKRRAVEAEMALTNSLGIRDSLYAGVVTQESMFNVFPFENTINIMYLSGTEIQEMFDFVAERSAERGCVSQAQISGARFTMDCAQVQLNDLRIPCDPAKNATDCPREGREGHAPWQCLQDQDGDRCYAHPATDVSINGSPINANGMYRVAVNDYIAKGGSGFSVLKRNTTRVETGISLRDSLIGYMQGFCNCDDINAGRTTSSTGERCGSLVDGEWKVSTQLINYCQQAQAFEDALARKLGDCTCRELLSLPEDAAERCHVEGLTPEKIRDACNVPQGPYTGRCYCREALAGAQECGSVTLQLRNFCENPTEMPVANAIEDGRIGRKVK from the coding sequence ATGCGACGTCTCCTGCTGGGACTCCTCTGTGCGCTGACCTGCGCCTCGTGCATGCCCGTGATGGAGGGCCAGGAGATCGATCTCCGCGGCCAGGAAGTCCGGCTGACCCTACTGCACACCTCTGACATCCACTCGCGGCTCATCCCCTACGACTTCGCTCCTTTGAAGACGGATACGGACCTCGGAATCATCCCCGAGGCGGGTCCCTTCGGTGGGGCCACCCGCATGGGGGCCGTGCTCAAGCGCGAGCGCGCCCGCTCCGAGCGCGTGCTGCACCTGGACTCGGGCGACTGCTTCCAGGGCGCGCCCATCTTCAACGTCTTCAGCGGCGAGGCCGAGTTCCGCTTCCTGTCCAAGATGAACCTGGACGCGGCGGTGATCGGCAACCACGAGTTCGACGCCGGCCTGCTCAACTTCGTCCAGAAGGCGCGCGACTTCGCCAAGTTCCCGCTGATGGCCGCCAACTACGCCTGGGACAGCCCCAAGGATCCCGGCAACGCCGAGGCCGCGCTCAACAGCACCCCGTATGTCATCCGCAACGTCCAGGGTCTGAAGGTGGGCATCATCGGCATGGCCAACATCTCCTCGCTCAACTCGATCGTGGAGGGTGGCAACTCGCTGCAGGTCACCCCGCTCGAGCAGAACGAGGCGGCGCGGGCCTATGTGGAGATCCTCCGCCCGGTGGTGGATCTGATCGTGGTGGTCAGCCACCTGGGCCTCACCGAGGACCAGGATCTCATCCGCGGCTACGAGGCCTATTACGAGTACGAGCGCGCCCGGCCCTTCATCGAGCGCGATCACGACCGCTGGCAGCTCCTCGAGTGGGCCGACCCCGACCTGGAGGGCAACCCCAAGGCGGTGGTGAAGGTGTTCATCCCCGGCGTGTCCGGCCTGGACGTGGTGCTCGGCGGCCACCTGCACGTGGTGCTCAACCCGCCGCAGCAGCTCGCCGATCCCAGCGGCCGCAAGGTGATCCTCGCGCACTCGGGTGCCTTCGCCAAGTACGTGGGCCGGTTGGATCTGGTGGTGAAGGTCCCGAAGGACGAGGACCGGACGCTGGATGGCGCCGAGGTGATCAGCAACTCCTACCGCGTCTCCCCGCTGGACGGCATGTGGTGCAACGACGCCATGCGCGCGTACTACCAGGACAACTTCTGGGACCCCGGCCAGTTCATCAACGCCCCGGGCGTGCGCGAGGCGCTCGCGAAGTGCCAGGAACAGGAGGACCGGGAGACCACGGACCTCTTGCAGCCCTACCTGCTGGGCATGGACTTCAACCTCCAGCTCACCTCCATCTTCTCCTACGCGCCCACCGACGTGTCGCGCCGCAATACGTCCACGGGCGGTGACTCGCCGCTGGGCAACATCACCGCGGACTCCATGCGCAAGCGCCGCGCCGTGGAAGCGGAGATGGCCCTCACCAACTCGCTCGGCATCCGCGACAGCCTCTACGCGGGCGTGGTGACGCAGGAGTCCATGTTCAACGTGTTCCCGTTCGAGAACACCATCAACATCATGTACCTGTCGGGCACGGAGATTCAGGAGATGTTCGACTTCGTGGCCGAGCGCTCCGCCGAGCGCGGCTGCGTCAGCCAGGCGCAGATCTCCGGCGCGCGCTTCACCATGGACTGCGCCCAGGTGCAGCTCAACGATCTGCGCATCCCCTGCGACCCGGCGAAGAACGCCACGGACTGCCCGCGGGAGGGCCGCGAGGGCCACGCGCCCTGGCAGTGCCTCCAGGACCAGGACGGCGACCGCTGCTACGCCCACCCCGCCACCGACGTCTCCATCAACGGCAGCCCCATCAACGCCAACGGCATGTACCGCGTGGCGGTGAACGACTACATCGCCAAGGGTGGCTCGGGCTTCAGCGTCCTCAAGCGCAACACCACCCGCGTGGAGACGGGCATCTCCCTGCGCGACTCGCTCATCGGCTACATGCAGGGCTTCTGCAACTGCGACGACATCAACGCGGGCCGGACGACCTCCTCGACGGGCGAGCGCTGCGGCTCGCTCGTGGACGGCGAGTGGAAGGTCAGCACGCAGCTCATCAACTACTGCCAGCAGGCCCAGGCGTTCGAGGACGCGCTGGCGCGCAAGCTGGGTGACTGCACCTGCCGGGAGCTCCTCTCGCTCCCCGAGGACGCGGCCGAGCGCTGCCACGTGGAGGGCCTCACGCCGGAGAAGATCCGCGACGCGTGCAACGTGCCCCAGGGCCCGTACACCGGGCGCTGCTACTGCCGCGAGGCGCTGGCGGGTGCCCAGGAGTGCGGCTCGGTCACCCTGCAGCTGAGGAACTTCTGTGAGAACCCGACCGAGATGCCCGTTGCCAACGCCATCGAGGACGGCCGCATCGGCCGCAAGGTGAAGTGA
- a CDS encoding VOC family protein, with product MESDQLLSSFVKVLVSDSERSVRFYEALGFKRLNADPPFVHMRWENQAEVYLVAVPAAMALQGPRGVGVLIGIRVGAMSVDEVASRARAHGAHVDGPTVQPWFTKEIVVTDPDGYRLNFIEPA from the coding sequence ATGGAGAGTGATCAGCTGCTGTCATCCTTCGTGAAGGTGCTCGTGTCGGACTCCGAGCGGTCGGTGCGGTTCTACGAGGCGCTCGGGTTCAAGCGGCTCAACGCGGATCCGCCCTTCGTCCACATGCGGTGGGAGAACCAGGCGGAGGTGTACCTGGTCGCCGTGCCCGCGGCGATGGCCCTTCAGGGCCCGCGAGGCGTGGGCGTGTTGATCGGCATCCGGGTGGGCGCCATGAGCGTGGACGAGGTGGCCTCGCGTGCGCGGGCCCACGGGGCGCACGTCGATGGGCCCACCGTGCAGCCCTGGTTCACGAAGGAGATCGTCGTCACGGATCCCGACGGCTACCGGCTGAACTTCATCGAGCCCGCGTAG